Proteins encoded by one window of Marixanthomonas sp. SCSIO 43207:
- a CDS encoding HYR domain-containing protein — MKKITLVMAFIASTFLWQMNAQTEITQQDGTLTACSDFQDGDIFTDSGGSSGSYAVNENSTLELVAQPGETVTVTFTSFSTEKAASGAGDCYDFLIVSGDAGGGDGTYAGDDNDVAGDCTDATDPAGNPTLGPFTSAPGGTLSFNFQSDGSIVQAGWEATISLSTACPVTGNPPVIACPNDIMADTDPGQCGAIVNFADAIAIDPDGDTVTVTQTAGPASGSEFPTGDTIVEFTADDGNGNTDVCSFTVTVTDMELPEALCQSITLDLMGGSSVSITPADIDNGSTDNCGIVDYSLDMDTFTCANVGENTVTLTVTDDEGNIDTCTATVTVEDNTAPEITCIGEPAIFNILEEFEGATIPAGWTTVLESGTQDWTFGSGVMPLGDPFPTNAAIFDDDAAGSGEVNLARLLSPTYDISTAVSADVSFDYAIQDFVGAGTFLVEAWDGSAWQEVLFIDEQDVDPTNSGVIDMMPYANPDFQVRFTYDDEGDWAWGAGVDNFALNYELASTQPLEVALDADGNATIPASDLIQTVTESCGYQVTIGGPATGGGSTTETLETTFAGGNGLDGNMFDIVAINEVTINSFDVNLDTGITDDIEVYYKSGSWEGFEEDPSAWTLLATANVTSAGDGVPTPLNLTLGQTIAAGETGAFYVTTTAGGINYTNGSANGTVFASDANIEFLEGSGKSYPFGSSTFDARVFNGNIIYEVGPQIDNDVNFDCSMLGENQIEVFVTDDSGNFSSCVATVNVIDVTAPIITCAGNPGPVSVLEEFEDSSIPSGWTTVIEAGVADWTFGSGDMPIGDDFPSNAVIFDDDEAGNGEVNLVRLLSPTYNISGSNTASISFDYAFQEVASGETLSVEVWDGAAWQEILLVDVDTDLTNTGAIDMLPYLNNDFQVRFTYDDAGAWGWGAGIDNFQLDYEVTDITPIDIPLGPDGTATIDPNSLIQGVDEACGISTVASDITEVSCADIGTPMTITIFASDASGNIASCTAEINVVDTIAPEITCPEDQTVDPGEGNLFYEVPDYFALGEGFAVDNCTDPVTITSQDPAPGELIADGEYTVTLTAEDEYGNVGTCTFQLTVESVLGVDDSQLSSAVAMYPNPASSQVTISNKSNIALQNAVIYDVNGKLISQHDLRNMQGEQVIDVSALATGVYMVQIVSDKSSVTKRLIKE, encoded by the coding sequence ATGAAAAAAATTACATTAGTAATGGCATTCATAGCTTCCACATTTTTGTGGCAAATGAATGCACAGACTGAAATTACACAGCAGGATGGTACTCTTACTGCCTGTTCTGATTTTCAAGATGGCGACATCTTTACAGACAGCGGCGGTAGTAGTGGTAGTTATGCTGTAAACGAAAACTCAACCTTAGAATTAGTAGCTCAACCAGGTGAAACTGTAACAGTTACTTTTACTTCTTTTTCAACAGAGAAAGCTGCTTCTGGTGCTGGCGATTGTTATGACTTTTTAATTGTTTCTGGTGATGCTGGAGGCGGTGACGGTACATATGCTGGAGACGACAATGATGTTGCCGGTGATTGTACTGATGCTACAGACCCAGCTGGTAACCCTACATTAGGGCCTTTTACTTCGGCACCTGGTGGAACATTAAGTTTTAACTTCCAATCTGATGGATCAATAGTTCAAGCTGGTTGGGAAGCGACTATATCGCTTTCAACAGCATGTCCTGTTACAGGAAACCCTCCTGTAATAGCTTGTCCTAATGATATTATGGCAGATACAGATCCAGGACAATGTGGAGCAATAGTAAACTTTGCTGATGCAATTGCTATTGACCCTGATGGAGATACTGTAACTGTAACTCAAACTGCAGGTCCTGCTAGTGGAAGTGAATTTCCAACTGGAGATACTATTGTAGAATTTACTGCTGATGACGGTAATGGTAACACTGATGTTTGTAGCTTTACTGTAACAGTAACTGATATGGAATTGCCAGAAGCGCTTTGTCAAAGCATTACGCTTGACTTAATGGGTGGTTCTTCAGTATCTATTACACCAGCAGATATTGATAACGGTTCTACAGATAACTGCGGAATTGTAGATTACTCTTTAGATATGGATACATTTACGTGTGCTAACGTAGGTGAAAATACAGTTACATTAACTGTGACTGATGATGAAGGAAACATTGATACGTGTACTGCTACAGTAACTGTTGAAGACAACACTGCACCAGAAATTACATGTATAGGTGAGCCTGCTATATTTAATATTCTTGAAGAATTTGAAGGAGCAACTATCCCAGCTGGATGGACAACTGTACTTGAGTCTGGAACTCAAGACTGGACATTTGGTTCTGGTGTAATGCCTCTTGGAGATCCTTTCCCAACCAACGCTGCTATTTTTGATGACGATGCAGCAGGAAGTGGAGAAGTAAACCTTGCTAGATTGCTTTCTCCTACATATGATATTTCTACAGCTGTATCAGCAGACGTTTCTTTTGATTATGCTATTCAAGACTTTGTAGGTGCTGGTACTTTCTTAGTTGAAGCTTGGGACGGATCTGCTTGGCAAGAAGTTCTTTTCATTGACGAGCAAGACGTTGACCCAACTAATTCTGGAGTGATAGATATGATGCCATATGCAAACCCAGATTTCCAAGTACGCTTCACATATGATGATGAAGGTGACTGGGCTTGGGGAGCAGGAGTTGATAACTTTGCTCTTAACTATGAATTAGCTTCAACTCAACCATTAGAGGTTGCTTTAGATGCTGACGGAAACGCAACAATCCCTGCTTCTGATCTTATTCAAACTGTTACTGAATCGTGTGGATATCAAGTTACAATTGGAGGACCAGCTACTGGCGGTGGATCAACAACTGAAACATTAGAAACTACTTTTGCAGGAGGGAATGGTCTTGACGGAAACATGTTTGATATTGTAGCTATTAACGAAGTTACAATCAACTCTTTTGACGTAAACCTAGACACAGGAATTACAGATGATATTGAAGTATATTATAAGTCTGGATCTTGGGAAGGTTTTGAAGAAGATCCAAGTGCTTGGACTTTATTAGCTACAGCAAATGTTACATCTGCTGGTGACGGAGTTCCAACACCATTAAACTTAACTTTGGGTCAAACAATTGCAGCTGGAGAAACAGGAGCATTCTATGTTACTACAACTGCAGGAGGAATAAATTATACTAACGGATCAGCAAATGGAACGGTATTCGCTTCAGATGCTAATATCGAGTTCTTAGAAGGTTCAGGTAAATCTTATCCTTTCGGAAGTTCTACGTTTGATGCTCGTGTTTTCAACGGAAATATCATTTATGAAGTAGGACCACAAATAGACAACGATGTGAATTTTGACTGTTCTATGTTAGGTGAAAACCAAATAGAGGTGTTTGTTACTGATGACAGCGGAAACTTCTCTTCTTGTGTTGCTACTGTAAATGTAATCGATGTTACTGCACCAATTATTACATGTGCAGGTAACCCTGGTCCAGTATCAGTTCTTGAAGAGTTTGAAGATTCTTCAATTCCATCTGGATGGACTACAGTTATTGAAGCTGGAGTAGCAGATTGGACATTTGGTTCAGGAGATATGCCAATAGGAGATGACTTCCCTTCAAATGCAGTTATATTTGATGATGATGAAGCTGGAAATGGTGAAGTAAACCTTGTAAGATTACTTTCTCCTACCTACAACATCAGTGGTTCAAATACAGCTTCTATTTCTTTTGATTATGCTTTTCAAGAAGTAGCTAGTGGTGAAACACTTTCAGTAGAAGTTTGGGACGGAGCAGCATGGCAAGAAATCTTGTTAGTTGATGTCGATACAGACTTAACAAATACAGGAGCAATTGATATGTTACCTTACTTAAATAACGACTTCCAAGTACGTTTCACGTATGATGACGCCGGAGCTTGGGGTTGGGGAGCTGGAATTGATAACTTCCAGTTAGACTATGAAGTAACTGATATTACACCAATCGATATTCCACTTGGTCCTGATGGAACAGCTACCATCGATCCTAATAGTTTAATACAAGGTGTTGATGAAGCTTGTGGAATTTCAACAGTAGCTTCAGATATTACTGAAGTAAGTTGTGCAGACATAGGTACACCAATGACAATTACAATTTTTGCTAGTGATGCAAGTGGAAACATTGCTTCTTGTACTGCTGAAATCAATGTAGTTGATACTATTGCACCTGAAATTACTTGTCCTGAAGACCAAACAGTTGATCCGGGCGAAGGCAACTTATTCTACGAAGTGCCAGATTATTTTGCACTAGGAGAAGGTTTTGCAGTAGATAACTGTACAGATCCTGTGACTATTACGTCTCAAGATCCAGCTCCAGGTGAATTAATTGCAGATGGTGAGTACACAGTTACTTTAACTGCTGAAGATGAGTATGGAAACGTTGGTACGTGTACCTTCCAATTAACAGTTGAAAGCGTATTAGGTGTTGATGATTCTCAACTTAGCTCTGCAGTAGCTATGTATCCTAACCCAGCATCTAGTCAAGTTACTATTTCAAACAAAT
- a CDS encoding PASTA domain-containing protein: MTFFRFLFTKAFLKQLLLAVLALIVLSFLIMWWLKSTTNHGQKIEVPSLSKLSLDVVEDKLGELDLRYEILDSANYNPDYPKFSVIEQIPKAGKYVKEDRKIYLYLNPSGYRKIQVPDVIGRTRRQAEPTLLAMGFEIGKVSYRPDISDQVKEMRYKGEKLEPGTKIQKTAVIDLIVGDESLNRVQQENDNDEEEQPNENEANEQ, from the coding sequence ATGACATTTTTCAGATTCCTCTTTACCAAAGCATTTTTAAAGCAATTGCTGTTAGCTGTTTTGGCATTAATTGTATTAAGTTTTTTGATTATGTGGTGGCTTAAATCTACCACCAATCATGGACAGAAAATAGAAGTTCCTAGCTTAAGTAAGCTTTCACTTGATGTAGTTGAAGATAAACTTGGTGAGCTTGATTTGCGATATGAAATATTAGATTCTGCAAATTACAACCCTGACTATCCTAAGTTTTCAGTAATTGAACAAATTCCGAAAGCTGGAAAATATGTAAAAGAAGATCGGAAAATTTATTTGTATTTAAACCCGTCAGGATATCGAAAAATACAAGTTCCGGATGTAATAGGAAGAACACGAAGACAAGCAGAACCTACGTTACTTGCTATGGGCTTTGAAATAGGAAAAGTAAGTTATCGCCCAGACATAAGTGATCAAGTAAAAGAAATGCGATACAAAGGAGAAAAACTTGAGCCCGGGACAAAAATTCAAAAAACGGCAGTTATTGATCTAATTGTTGGTGATGAATCACTCAATAGGGTACAACAGGAAAATGATAATGACGAGGAAGAACAACCAAATGAAAATGAAGCCAATGAGCAATAA
- a CDS encoding uracil-DNA glycosylase family protein yields MFKHTHPYKPFIPKNTSKLIVGTLPPPRFTTGDLKPGDVDFCYGSRDGQLWNILDQIYGLNLSFETTTKAIEERKTFLRNHKIGICDMVSVAYREKVDASDIGMQKAVLRDLVKILQQHPSIHTVLFTGGNSKNGPEYFFRKNLKTYNRSLQRIKNEVPREHEFLLPNSSRKVKTVSLIAPSGAANRAVGSLKGYKQMKAENPSLNTIDFRVIQYTPYFIN; encoded by the coding sequence ATGTTTAAACACACACACCCATATAAGCCATTTATTCCGAAAAATACTTCTAAGTTAATAGTAGGTACATTACCACCACCAAGATTTACCACCGGCGATCTTAAACCCGGCGATGTTGACTTTTGCTATGGAAGTCGAGACGGTCAATTATGGAATATTTTGGACCAAATCTATGGATTAAACCTCTCTTTTGAAACAACAACAAAAGCTATTGAGGAACGAAAAACTTTTTTGCGAAATCACAAGATAGGAATTTGTGATATGGTATCGGTTGCATATAGGGAAAAGGTAGATGCTTCAGATATTGGAATGCAGAAAGCTGTTTTAAGAGATTTGGTTAAAATACTTCAGCAGCACCCTTCAATACATACGGTTTTATTCACCGGTGGAAATAGTAAAAATGGTCCCGAATACTTCTTCAGAAAAAATTTAAAAACATATAATCGTAGCTTACAACGTATCAAAAACGAAGTGCCGAGAGAACATGAATTTTTACTTCCTAATAGTTCTCGTAAAGTTAAAACCGTTTCTTTAATTGCTCCATCTGGAGCGGCCAATAGAGCTGTAGGTAGTTTAAAGGGGTACAAGCAGATGAAAGCTGAAAATCCTTCTTTAAATACTATAGATTTTAGGGTAATTCAGTATACTCCATATTTTATAAATTAA
- a CDS encoding T9SS type A sorting domain-containing protein has protein sequence MKKQVLLISAMMLTSLPFMAQTQIGKKASLNEDGTIQVENIALPIEQVQNKQQADKLFSFGRPANPTIKNSRGATLADIDNDGVDEILYGIDTTLYALEGDGTILWEKTVLGPILLPPTVVDITQDGNLEIVVNTGYPTTVGRVYLTDNEGNDFPGWPLNFDDHWMINAPAIADVDNNGTFDIVTCERAGSAEGYVHAINIDGTPINSNWPVQVDATPAFTPSIGDVDNDGNNDVVIATSSTGMRIYDNQGQLFPNFPLSDPTVRYSYQSPILADLDGDEDLEIIGTNHGDAPGFYVLNHDATYYPGWPIPLAGWTYSPPTVVDIDGDASYEIFMSDRNTSNDGTPLDVVYGLTPDGDNLDNFPISKYGGTEGVMTVADINDDGVLDIIFPSTLTDAEGDGYIHAYSTDGSGELDGFPLRPRGFTFLNGAVLGDVDDDGMMDLTANSYTQTFGQGVDSSYVTTYNLNVPYDESKIKSNGYKGNNSRDGLLDGDIITGIEEFTNVSIELSPNPSDGTLQMRLPKSLQNATITLFTLDGKRVFSEQRNISENEMLAYDFKKLSSGLYLITISSGTKMYTGKWIKQ, from the coding sequence ATGAAAAAACAAGTACTCCTCATCAGCGCAATGATGTTAACGAGTTTACCATTTATGGCTCAAACTCAAATTGGAAAAAAAGCTTCTTTAAACGAAGACGGGACTATTCAAGTTGAAAATATAGCACTACCTATAGAACAAGTGCAAAACAAGCAACAAGCAGATAAATTATTTTCCTTCGGAAGACCTGCAAATCCAACCATTAAAAACTCTAGAGGTGCCACTTTGGCCGATATAGATAATGATGGCGTTGATGAAATTCTCTACGGAATTGACACCACCTTGTACGCACTAGAAGGTGACGGTACTATTCTTTGGGAAAAAACTGTGTTAGGTCCTATTTTACTTCCGCCAACCGTTGTAGATATCACTCAAGACGGAAATCTAGAAATAGTAGTAAATACAGGATACCCAACAACTGTAGGCCGTGTTTACCTTACAGATAATGAAGGTAATGATTTTCCGGGGTGGCCTTTAAATTTTGACGACCACTGGATGATCAATGCTCCTGCCATAGCCGATGTTGACAATAATGGAACCTTTGATATTGTCACTTGTGAACGTGCAGGTAGCGCAGAAGGATATGTACACGCAATTAATATTGACGGAACACCTATTAACAGTAATTGGCCTGTACAAGTTGATGCAACTCCCGCATTTACACCTTCTATAGGAGATGTTGATAATGATGGAAATAACGATGTTGTTATTGCCACATCTTCAACGGGAATGCGTATTTATGATAACCAAGGTCAATTATTTCCAAATTTCCCTTTGAGTGATCCTACCGTGAGATATTCATATCAATCGCCAATTTTGGCAGATTTAGATGGTGATGAAGATTTAGAAATTATAGGAACCAATCATGGTGATGCTCCCGGTTTTTACGTTTTAAATCACGATGCTACCTACTACCCTGGGTGGCCAATCCCATTGGCTGGATGGACTTATTCTCCCCCAACTGTTGTGGATATTGATGGCGATGCTTCTTATGAAATTTTTATGTCTGACCGTAATACTAGCAACGATGGCACTCCGCTAGACGTGGTTTATGGATTAACACCAGATGGAGATAATTTAGATAATTTTCCTATTTCAAAATATGGAGGTACAGAAGGAGTTATGACCGTAGCAGATATTAATGACGATGGAGTTTTAGACATTATATTTCCTAGCACATTGACTGACGCAGAAGGCGATGGTTACATTCATGCGTATTCTACAGACGGAAGTGGTGAATTGGATGGCTTCCCTTTACGTCCTCGTGGTTTTACATTTTTAAACGGTGCGGTATTAGGTGATGTAGATGATGATGGCATGATGGATCTTACCGCAAATTCGTATACTCAAACTTTTGGTCAAGGAGTTGATTCATCATATGTAACTACGTACAATCTAAATGTTCCTTATGATGAAAGTAAAATTAAAAGTAATGGATATAAAGGAAATAACTCTAGAGACGGCCTTTTGGATGGCGACATTATAACCGGAATTGAAGAATTTACCAATGTTTCTATAGAATTGAGTCCAAATCCATCTGACGGAACTTTACAGATGAGACTACCTAAATCTTTACAAAATGCAACAATTACACTTTTTACCCTTGACGGAAAACGTGTTTTTTCTGAACAAAGAAATATTTCAGAAAATGAAATGCTAGCATATGATTTTAAGAAATTAAGCAGCGGACTGTATCTCATAACCATTTCCAGCGGAACTAAAATGTATACCGGTAAATGGATTAAACAATAA
- the yaaA gene encoding peroxide stress protein YaaA — translation MKIVVSPAKTLDYESKLPTNKATKPHFIDEAETLNKKLERKTKKEIGKLMSISDKLADLNYQRYKEFTTPFTKKNARPAVYAFAGDVYNGLDAYTIEENKIDRLQNTLRILSGMYGVLKPLDLIQPYRLEMGTNLKIQNHKNLYEFWGDSLTEFLNSEMKKDELFINLASNEYFKAINTDALKAPVIAPIFKDFKNGKLKVIAFYAKKARGSMVRYIIDNEVETLDDLKGFDYDGYAYSEEYTETSNEPVFIR, via the coding sequence ATGAAAATAGTTGTATCTCCAGCAAAGACTTTAGATTACGAAAGTAAATTACCTACAAATAAAGCCACAAAACCACATTTTATTGATGAAGCTGAAACATTAAATAAAAAGCTTGAAAGAAAAACCAAAAAAGAAATTGGTAAACTTATGAGCATTAGCGATAAGTTAGCCGATTTAAATTACCAGCGATACAAAGAATTTACTACACCTTTTACCAAGAAAAATGCTCGTCCGGCTGTGTATGCTTTTGCCGGCGATGTTTATAATGGGCTTGACGCATATACTATTGAAGAAAATAAAATTGACAGATTGCAAAATACATTACGCATTCTTTCTGGTATGTATGGTGTTTTAAAACCTTTAGATTTAATACAACCGTACCGGTTGGAAATGGGAACCAACCTAAAAATTCAGAATCATAAAAACTTGTATGAATTTTGGGGTGATTCTTTGACTGAATTTTTAAATTCTGAAATGAAAAAAGATGAACTATTTATCAATCTAGCGAGTAACGAATATTTTAAAGCAATTAATACAGATGCTTTGAAGGCGCCAGTAATAGCTCCCATCTTTAAAGATTTTAAAAATGGAAAATTAAAAGTAATTGCATTTTATGCAAAAAAAGCTCGAGGAAGCATGGTTCGTTATATAATTGACAATGAGGTAGAGACACTTGATGATTTAAAAGGTTTTGATTATGATGGATATGCTTACAGTGAAGAATATACAGAAACTAGTAACGAACCCGTGTTTATTCGTTAA
- a CDS encoding RluA family pseudouridine synthase, translated as MSNNTASENTEDSGNDDLYEHYRYVADKGQQPLRVDKFLMNRIENATRNKIQKAAKDGNIHVNDASVKQNYKVKPGDVVTVLFEHPPYENLLVPEDIPIDIVYEDDSVLVVNKKAGMVVHPGHGNYTGTLINALTFHFDNLPNNSSNRPGLVHRIDKDTSGLLVIAKTEEAMAHLSKQFFNKTTEREYIALVWGNIQEESGTIEGNIGRHPKNRLQNTVFEDDELEERSKHAVTHFEVIERLGYVTLISCRLETGRTHQIRVHLKHIGHTLFNDERYGGDKILKGTTFSKYKQFVENCFKVLPRQALHARTLGFVHPVTGEQKRFESPIPKDIEECLEKWRNYSKHVIE; from the coding sequence ATGAGCAATAATACTGCTTCAGAAAATACAGAAGATTCAGGTAATGACGATTTATATGAACATTATCGATATGTAGCCGATAAAGGTCAACAACCACTTCGAGTTGATAAATTTTTAATGAATCGCATTGAAAATGCTACGCGAAATAAAATACAAAAAGCTGCAAAAGATGGTAACATTCACGTCAATGACGCTTCGGTAAAACAAAATTACAAAGTAAAGCCCGGTGATGTAGTTACTGTTCTTTTTGAACATCCGCCTTATGAAAACTTATTAGTTCCTGAAGATATTCCTATCGATATTGTATATGAAGATGATTCGGTACTGGTAGTAAATAAAAAAGCCGGTATGGTTGTGCATCCCGGTCACGGAAATTACACAGGTACATTAATTAATGCACTTACGTTTCATTTTGATAATTTACCAAACAATAGTAGCAACCGTCCGGGGCTTGTACATAGAATTGATAAAGATACTAGCGGATTGCTTGTAATCGCTAAAACGGAAGAAGCGATGGCACATTTGTCTAAGCAATTTTTTAATAAAACTACCGAGCGTGAATATATAGCCCTTGTTTGGGGAAATATACAAGAAGAATCTGGTACTATTGAGGGTAACATTGGCAGACACCCCAAAAACAGACTCCAAAACACAGTTTTTGAAGATGACGAACTTGAAGAAAGAAGCAAGCATGCTGTCACACATTTTGAAGTAATAGAACGGTTGGGGTATGTTACATTAATTTCTTGCCGCTTAGAAACCGGAAGAACCCATCAAATTAGGGTTCATTTAAAACATATAGGTCACACCTTGTTTAATGATGAGCGTTACGGTGGAGATAAAATATTAAAAGGAACCACATTTAGTAAATACAAACAGTTTGTAGAAAATTGTTTCAAAGTATTGCCAAGACAAGCTTTGCATGCTCGCACTCTTGGATTTGTACATCCCGTAACTGGTGAGCAAAAAAGATTTGAATCGCCTATACCTAAAGATATAGAAGAATGTCTTGAAAAATGGCGCAATTATTCAAAACACGTTATTGAATAA